The following are from one region of the Carcharodon carcharias isolate sCarCar2 chromosome 27, sCarCar2.pri, whole genome shotgun sequence genome:
- the LOC121270591 gene encoding uncharacterized protein LOC121270591, with translation MRLVERTLCLGALRITSNLACSKESVFTQSVSGQTIVLLLFTDVCVTGYLFICWFADLQLPNGQEVISLRFTAFLNETYNAVTLLILALIVAETHFSARPQRMPASAKCQVLTHPAPANHLLPRVNGVYVLLCWTIAASYGARYYPDNVRIAHQCTGGHPLGRFRCLRSFHLPDPFLALVQLLVVTSYIFCRGLCTDGSEARHPVPLTTVSSGPPLSGDASCLLLKGSHLQTTCSPQSPATQPGYLLTGLVATLMLLPGLPYLGLTSPLISCFEHLSQHFFAQLSKCSQYGMEPMQPGPYRLIRLLLHTSQRKGRKLLENTGRREEEISLPVSSDSK, from the exons ATGAGGCTGGTAGAGAGGACACTATGCCTTGGAGCACTAAGGATCACCAGCAATCTTGCTTGCTCAAAAGAGTCTGTGTTCACACAGTCTGTCAGCGGACAGACCATCGTTCTTCTCCTGTTTACAGACGTCTGTGTCACAG GTTACCTCTTCATCTGCTGGTTTGCAGATCTGCAACTTCCAAATGGCCAGGAGGTGATCTCACTGCGATTCACCGCCTTTCTCAACGAGACTTACAACGCTGTCACCCTCCTGATCCTGGCTCTGATTGTCGCAGAGACTCACTTCAGCGCCAGACCCCAGCGAATGCCAGCCTCAGCCAAGTGTCAGGTCCTCACCCACCCAGCTCCTGCCAACCACCTGCTGCCGCGAGTGAATGGCGTCTACGTACTGCTCTGCTGGACCATTGCTGCCTCTTACGGAGCCCGCTATTATCCGGACAACGTCCGCATCGCCCACCAGTGTACAGGAGGCCACCCCCTCGGCCGCTTCCGATGCCTGCGCAGCTTCCACCTGCCAGATCCCTTCCTCGCACTCGTCCAGTTACTGGTTGTGACCAGTTACATCTTTTGCCGAGGTCTGTGCACAGATGGCTCCGAGGCAAGGCACCCAGTTCCCCTGACAACTGTGTCTTCGGGGCCGCCGTTATCGGGAGACGCATCGTGTCTTCTGCTAAAGGGCAGCCACCTACAAACAACGTGCTCACCTCAGAGTCCAGCAACACAGCCAGGCTACCTGCTCACTGGGCTAGTTGCCACACTAATGCTCCTCCCGGGTCTACCATACCTCGGACTGACTTCTCCTTTAATCAGCTGCTTTGAACACCTCAGCCAGCACTTCTTCGCACAACTGTCTAAATGCTCCCAATATGGTATGGAGCCCATGCAGCCTGGTCCATACAGACTGATTCGCCTGCTACTGCATACCAGTCAAAGAAAAGGCCGCAAACTGTTGGAGAACACTGGCAGACGAGAAGAGGAAATCTCCCTTCCTGTTTCATCTGACAGCAAATAA